A genome region from Candidatus Bathyarchaeota archaeon includes the following:
- a CDS encoding XTP/dITP diphosphatase, with protein sequence MNFPYGRVAFFVTSNIHKFQEAKRVLAEYDIAAAMIKISALEIQDDSLENIAKASVLDAVKKCNLPVIVEDAGLFIKVLNDFPGPYSSYVNRTLGVEGILKLMHDVEDRSAYFLSVVAFSNPDGKEIKFFHGKVEGRIAYEARGESGFGFDPVFIPAEGDGRTFAEMSTEEKNRFSHRARALRKFAEWYKKFQKKF encoded by the coding sequence TTGAATTTCCCATATGGTCGAGTTGCATTTTTCGTCACCAGCAACATTCACAAGTTTCAGGAAGCCAAGCGAGTCTTAGCCGAATACGATATTGCAGCGGCAATGATAAAGATAAGCGCCCTTGAAATTCAAGATGACAGCCTTGAAAACATAGCTAAAGCAAGCGTTTTAGACGCAGTTAAAAAATGCAATCTACCAGTTATAGTTGAAGACGCCGGATTGTTTATTAAAGTCCTAAACGACTTTCCTGGACCGTATTCCTCCTATGTAAACCGCACTTTAGGCGTTGAGGGAATTTTGAAACTTATGCACGATGTTGAGGACAGAAGCGCCTACTTCCTATCCGTGGTAGCCTTCTCCAACCCTGACGGAAAGGAAATAAAATTTTTCCATGGTAAGGTTGAGGGAAGAATAGCTTATGAAGCCAGAGGAGAAAGCGGATTTGGCTTTGACCCGGTTTTTATTCCTGCGGAGGGTGATGGAAGAACTTTCGCTGAGATGAGCACTGAAGAGAAGAATAGGTTTTCCCATAGGGCTAGGGCGTTACGTAAGTTTGCTGAGTGGTATAAGAAGTTTCAAAAGAAGTTTTAA
- a CDS encoding 30S ribosomal protein S15, whose product MKLPKKEKGKSHSTRPVSKRPPSWCKYTPEEVEALVIKLAKEGHPPSIIGTILRDQYAIPLVKPITGKSITQILKDSGLAPSIPEDLQNLLKKAARLHAHLEKHRKDLHNKRALQLIESKIHRLASYYKERGVLPSNWKYEPKTASVV is encoded by the coding sequence ATAAAGTTGCCGAAGAAAGAGAAGGGTAAGTCACATTCGACGAGGCCAGTAAGCAAGAGACCTCCAAGCTGGTGTAAGTACACGCCTGAAGAAGTGGAAGCCCTAGTTATAAAACTAGCCAAGGAAGGCCACCCACCAAGTATAATAGGAACAATTCTCAGAGACCAATATGCCATCCCACTGGTTAAGCCGATAACCGGAAAATCCATAACTCAAATCTTAAAGGATTCCGGACTAGCCCCTTCCATACCGGAAGATTTGCAAAACCTTTTGAAGAAAGCAGCCAGACTTCACGCTCACCTTGAAAAGCATAGAAAAGACTTGCATAACAAACGTGCGCTTCAGTTGATTGAGTCTAAAATTCACCGTTTAGCAAGTTACTATAAGGAAAGAGGAGTTTTACCGTCAAACTGGAAGTATGAGCCTAAAACTGCCTCTGTAGTCTAA
- a CDS encoding DHH family phosphoesterase, which translates to MEENLKEKFEALMKDASTAAEVIKEVIEQDKPIHVISHLDADGLAAAGIIGKALARLGATFKVRVRHWIDEKLVEELKSEKPALTILTDLGSGYLDFLTEKLQGYKIIILDHHQPVGEPAETFIHVNPHVHGVDGSKDLSGSGIAYMAAKALDKSNVDLAAIAVVGALGDLQDKYDQKALGSLNEIIVQDAVENGYLEVKKDLIFFGRETRPIHKALALTTSPYIPGISGEEDRSLAFLASIGIKPKIGDKWRALRDLSEEEKRKLCSTLAEYLISKGFPKEALSLVGHVYTLVKEEPWTPLRDGREFSVLLNATGRMNRPSLGIAICMGDRGAAFEEANQVLDEYRTLITKYLGWLIENERIEELENIYVIKGENDIEDKIIGTLASILSTNYVNKPIIAYAAVPSERIVKVSARALDPLVKRGLDLGKIMRTAAEKCSGRGGGHNIAAGAQVPIEQVETFIKLVNMLVKEQLEKFEDKSENNA; encoded by the coding sequence TTGGAGGAAAATCTAAAGGAAAAATTTGAAGCCTTAATGAAGGACGCCTCCACTGCGGCTGAAGTCATAAAGGAAGTTATTGAACAAGATAAACCTATACATGTGATTTCTCACCTTGACGCTGACGGATTAGCTGCAGCGGGAATAATTGGAAAGGCACTTGCAAGGCTGGGTGCAACTTTTAAAGTTAGGGTTAGACATTGGATAGACGAAAAACTAGTTGAAGAGTTAAAGTCGGAAAAGCCTGCTTTAACAATTCTAACAGACCTAGGAAGCGGCTACCTAGACTTCTTAACTGAAAAACTCCAAGGCTACAAAATTATAATCTTAGATCATCACCAGCCAGTCGGCGAACCAGCAGAAACGTTCATCCATGTTAACCCGCATGTCCACGGAGTTGACGGATCAAAGGATTTAAGCGGTTCAGGAATAGCCTACATGGCTGCTAAGGCTCTTGACAAATCTAACGTTGACCTAGCGGCTATAGCAGTTGTTGGGGCCCTAGGCGACCTACAAGACAAGTATGACCAGAAAGCTCTCGGCAGCCTCAACGAAATAATAGTCCAAGATGCGGTTGAAAACGGTTATTTAGAAGTAAAGAAAGACCTCATTTTCTTCGGAAGGGAAACACGTCCAATTCATAAGGCTTTAGCTCTAACAACATCGCCCTACATTCCGGGAATAAGCGGTGAAGAAGATAGAAGCTTGGCTTTCCTTGCAAGCATTGGAATAAAGCCTAAAATCGGCGATAAATGGAGAGCTCTAAGAGACCTAAGCGAAGAGGAGAAAAGAAAACTTTGCTCAACGTTGGCTGAATACTTAATTTCGAAGGGATTCCCCAAAGAAGCCCTCAGTCTAGTAGGCCACGTCTACACCTTAGTTAAGGAGGAACCATGGACTCCGCTGAGAGATGGTAGGGAATTCTCCGTTCTCCTAAATGCAACTGGAAGAATGAACCGCCCAAGTCTCGGCATAGCCATATGCATGGGCGACAGAGGAGCAGCATTCGAGGAGGCAAACCAAGTTTTAGACGAGTACAGAACGCTAATAACGAAATATCTAGGCTGGCTAATTGAAAACGAAAGAATAGAGGAACTTGAAAATATCTACGTTATCAAAGGGGAAAACGACATCGAAGACAAAATAATTGGAACTCTAGCTTCTATACTTTCAACCAATTACGTGAACAAGCCGATAATTGCGTATGCAGCTGTTCCAAGCGAGCGAATAGTGAAGGTTTCAGCAAGGGCTTTAGACCCATTGGTGAAAAGGGGGTTAGACCTCGGAAAAATAATGAGAACAGCGGCTGAAAAATGCTCAGGAAGAGGCGGAGGCCATAACATAGCTGCCGGCGCACAAGTTCCAATAGAACAAGTTGAAACCTTCATCAAACTTGTCAATATGCTTGTTAAGGAGCAGTTGGAGAAGTTTGAGGATAAAAGCGAAAATAATGCTTGA
- a CDS encoding KEOPS complex subunit translates to MRIKAKIMLEYESEKRAKAIVKAVSPDNVKYPGGLSVKTFSENGKVVNLITCGGKIGTFIMTVDDLLRCITVAEKTSSLIESFE, encoded by the coding sequence TTGAGGATAAAAGCGAAAATAATGCTTGAATATGAAAGTGAAAAAAGGGCGAAGGCCATAGTAAAGGCTGTTTCACCTGATAATGTAAAATATCCCGGAGGGCTCTCAGTTAAAACCTTCAGTGAAAACGGTAAAGTTGTTAACCTCATAACTTGCGGAGGGAAAATTGGAACTTTCATCATGACTGTTGATGATTTGTTACGTTGCATAACTGTTGCAGAGAAAACTTCCAGCCTAATTGAAAGTTTTGAATAG